The genomic DNA GCCCGTCAGGTAGTCGGACTGCGCCAGCCACGCCACTGCCTGGGCGATGTCGTCCGGCTGCGCCGCGCGGCGCATCGGCGCCCGTTCGCGCCACAGCTGCTGCGCCTGGGTCCAATCCCGCGTCAACGGCGTGTCCACCAATCCGGGCGCCACCGCGTTGACCCGGATCGACGGCGCCAACGACACCGCCAGCAGACGCGTCACATGGTTCAGCGCCGCCTTGGCCGCCGCATACGGAATCGACGCGCCCTTGGGCCGCACGCCGGCATGCGAGCTGACGTTCACCACGCAACCCGGCCGGCCCCGCGCCGCGGCCGCCGACAGCGCGGCTTGCGCCTCGGCCACCAGGCGGAATGGCGCAACCACGTTGACTTCGTGCATCTCGTGCCAGACCGCGGGCGTGGCCGCGGCCAGGTCGCCGTGCGCGATCACGCGGCTGATGCCGGCGTTGTTGACCAGCACGTCCAGCCGGCCCCACGCCGCCACCGCCTCGCGGACCAGACGCACACGGTCGGCGTCGACGGCCAGGTCCGCTTGCACATAGACGGCCGAACCCAGCTCCGCGGCCAGCGCCCGGCCCGCCTCGGCCGACTGGCGCGAATGCAGCACCACGGCATAGCCATCGCGCGACAGGCGCCGGGCAATGGCGGCGCCGATGCCGGAGGTGGAGCCGGTCACCAGCGCAACGGGAAGGGAATCATGCATCGTGTCAGTCGTATGAGAGTGCATCACGGAAGGAGGATGCCACAGGTTACTTGCGGGCTTGCCGGCGTGCCTGGCCGACGCCCCGCGCCAGGCTGTCCAGATACGCGCACAGCATGTCGGCCAGCGCGTCCGCGTAGGCCTCGATCTCGGCGTCGGTGCGCGGACTTTCGGAGAACTGCTTGCCGACGGCGCTGAGCGTGTGGGTGATGAGATCGCCCGCCAGGACGCGGGTGGCGTCGGACGCGTTGGGCAGGGCCTCTTCGAGAAACGCGAGCACGATGCGGCCGCCCTCTTCCTTGGTGGCGCGCGCCTCGGGCGCATCGCGATACAGCGGCGCCGCGTCATTGAGGGCGACACGCATGACGGCCTCTTCGCACTCCGAGCGGACGAAGGCGTGCACCAGGTTGCGCAAGCGCTGCGGCGGCGCGTGGCGCGCGTCTTCGAGCAGGCGCCGCAGCAGATCCGAGGTCTGCTGCCATTCCTGCGTCTGCAGGCGATACAGGATGGCGGCCTTGTTGGGGAAGTATTGATAGAGCGAGCCGATGCTGACGCCGGCCTTCTCGGCCACGCGGGCGGTGGTGAAGCGCGCGGCCCCTTCCTTGGCCAAAACCTGAGCCCCCGCCTGCAGGATGGCCGCGACCAGCTCGGCCGAGCGGGCCTGCTGCGGTTGTTTTCTCTCGGAAAGCCGGGTGCTGCGGCGTGTGGTCATGGCGGCGCGCGAAATGCGAATAGGGAAATGCGACGAATTCATCGTATTCTAAACCCGTACCCCCCGACTGGAAACCCATCATCATGACCAACACCCTGACCTCCGCGCCCCTGCCCGCGCTGCTGGACCGCCTGTTCACCCAGGCCGACGCCTCCTGGTCGCATGCCGACCCCGCCCTGGCCAATATGTCGAACGCCGAGCAGGCGCGGCTGATGCGCAGCAAGACCGAATACCGCGAGTTCTACGGCCGCATGAAGGACCTGCCGCTGGCGGTGTCGCCCGAGACCGGCACCCTGCTGTACATGCTGGCGCGCAGCACGCAGGCCCGCTCCATCATCGAATTCGGCGCCTCGTTCGGCATTTCGACGCTGCACCTGGCGGCGGCGTTGCGCGACAACGGCGGCGGCCGGCTGATCACCACCGAATTCGAGCCTTCCAAGGTCGCCCTGGCCAGCGACCATCTGCTTGAAGCCGGGCTGGCGGACCTGGTGGAACTGCGCCAGGGCGATGCGTTGCAGACGCTGGCCGCCGACCTGCCCGAGCGCATCGACCTGGTGCTGCTGGACGGCGCCAAGGCGCTGTACTCCGACATCCTGGCCTTGCTGGAAAGCCGGCTGCGACCCGGCGCGCTGATCGTGGCGGACAATGCCGACCATTGCCCTGAGTACCTGGCGCGCGTGCGTTCGCCGGACTCGGGCTACCTGTCGACGCCGTTCGGCGACGACGTCGAGCTGTCGATGCGGTTGGGGTGAGGCGCCGCCACACCGGTCTCAGGCCCGCGCCGCCGCCGGCGCCGCCTCGCGCGCCTCGGGCTTGCCCAGGAAGAGAAACACCACCAGGGCGGTCAGCACCGTGATCGCCGCCAGGATCCACAGCAGCACGGCGAAGGCATCCGCGGAAGCGTGCGCCAATACCGCGCGGCCGGTCCCGGGCAGGATCGCGGCCAGCGCGTCGAAGTCGCCGGCGACCAAGCGCTGGGCCGCCTGCGTCGCCCGCGGCGCGGCGCCGGGCAACGCCGTGGCGAGGTGGCTTGCGGTCAAGCCGGTCAGCAGCGCGCTGACCACGGCCAGCGCCACGCCTTCGCCCGCCACCCGGGTCGTGCTGAAGATCCCGGTCGCCATGCCGGCGCGCTCGACGGGCACCACGCTGACGGCCAGCCCATCCATCAAACCCCACGGCAGGCTGATGCCGATGCCGATCAGCAGCATCGGCCCCACCAGCGCCGTCACCTGCCCGGCCGTCATGGCCAGGCTGAGCCAGGCCAGGCCGGCGGCCGCCAGCAGCAACCCCGCGCCACAGATCAGCGCCGGCGCCAGCCAGCGCGTCAGCTGGCCAGCCACGATCGGCAACAACAGCAAAGGAGCGGACAGCGCGATCATCATGCGGCCCGCCTCGATTTCGCCAAGGCCGTCGACGGCAATGAAACGCACCGGCAGCAGGATCAGCAACACCACGAAGGCATAGGCCGGCGCGGCCGCCAGCAGTTGCACTCCCAGGAAACGCGGATAGCGGAACAGCGTCAGGTCGAGCATCGGCCGGACCGCGCGCAACTCGATCACGCCGAACGCGGCGAACAACGCAACCGCCGCCGCAAGCATCGCCAACGTGGAAGGATCGCCCCAGCCGCTTTGCGGCGCCCGCATGATGCCCCAGGTCAGCAACGCCAGCGCCGCGCTGAACGTGGCGGCGCCCGGCCAGTCCAGGCGCCCCGCCGCCGGATCGCGCGATTCGCGCAGGCAACGCGCGCCCAGCAGCAATGCAACGGCGGCCAGGCCGATCACCAGCAGGAAGATGCTGCGCCAGCCGTAGCGTTCGATCAGCAAGGCCGAGGCGATGGGCCCGAACGACAGGCCCGCGCCGAAACTGGCGCCCAGCAGGCTGAAGGCCCGCATGCGCCCGGGCCCGTCGAACGCCTGCGCCAAGGCCGCGGCGCCGCCGGAAAAGATCGCCGCGCCGCCCAGGCCTTGCGCGGCGCGCAGCAGGTCGAAGGCGACGATGTCCGGCGCATGGACCAGGCCGAGGGAGGCCGCGATGAAGATCGCGGCGCCCGCCAGGAAGACGCGGCGGCGCCCGTAGCGGTCGGCCAGCGCGCCGGCCACCAGCAGCGAGCTGCCGAACACCAGCATGAAGGCGTTGGTGATCCAGTTCAGCGCGACCGGGCTGCCGCCCAGGTCGCGCGCGATGGCGGGCAGCGCGATGGCGGGGCCGGTAAAGGTGAACGGCATGGCCGCGCACGCCAGGCACACGGCGGCCAGGACCAGGAACTTGCGGGCCGCGGACAGCGGCGGCGAAACGACAGACGGCATGGCAGACATCGATGTGGAAGGCAACGGCATTGAAGATACCTGTGCGCAATGGGCGGATAAATAGGGTAAAAATCCACACATACGGGAATTAATTTCTTCAATGGAATCGCCATGGACCGTTTGAGCGGCCTGTTGCCGTTTGTCCGCAGCGCCGAACTGGGTGGCTTCGCCGCCGCCGGACGCGACCTGGACCTGTCGCCCTCGGCCGTCGGCAAGGCCGTGGCCCGGCTGGAACAGGACCTGCATGTGCGGCTGTTCCAGCGCAGCACGCGCCGCATGCAGCTGACCGAGGAAGGCCGGCTGTTCTACGAGCGCTGCAAACGCATCCTGGAAGACCTGGACGATGCGCACGCCATGCTGTCGCAGACGCTGCGCGAACCCCGCGGGCGCCT from Achromobacter xylosoxidans includes the following:
- a CDS encoding O-methyltransferase encodes the protein MTNTLTSAPLPALLDRLFTQADASWSHADPALANMSNAEQARLMRSKTEYREFYGRMKDLPLAVSPETGTLLYMLARSTQARSIIEFGASFGISTLHLAAALRDNGGGRLITTEFEPSKVALASDHLLEAGLADLVELRQGDALQTLAADLPERIDLVLLDGAKALYSDILALLESRLRPGALIVADNADHCPEYLARVRSPDSGYLSTPFGDDVELSMRLG
- a CDS encoding TetR family transcriptional regulator gives rise to the protein MTTRRSTRLSERKQPQQARSAELVAAILQAGAQVLAKEGAARFTTARVAEKAGVSIGSLYQYFPNKAAILYRLQTQEWQQTSDLLRRLLEDARHAPPQRLRNLVHAFVRSECEEAVMRVALNDAAPLYRDAPEARATKEEGGRIVLAFLEEALPNASDATRVLAGDLITHTLSAVGKQFSESPRTDAEIEAYADALADMLCAYLDSLARGVGQARRQARK
- a CDS encoding SDR family NAD(P)-dependent oxidoreductase — protein: MHDSLPVALVTGSTSGIGAAIARRLSRDGYAVVLHSRQSAEAGRALAAELGSAVYVQADLAVDADRVRLVREAVAAWGRLDVLVNNAGISRVIAHGDLAAATPAVWHEMHEVNVVAPFRLVAEAQAALSAAAARGRPGCVVNVSSHAGVRPKGASIPYAAAKAALNHVTRLLAVSLAPSIRVNAVAPGLVDTPLTRDWTQAQQLWRERAPMRRAAQPDDIAQAVAWLAQSDYLTGEILLSDGGLNLT
- a CDS encoding MFS transporter; its protein translation is MPSVVSPPLSAARKFLVLAAVCLACAAMPFTFTGPAIALPAIARDLGGSPVALNWITNAFMLVFGSSLLVAGALADRYGRRRVFLAGAAIFIAASLGLVHAPDIVAFDLLRAAQGLGGAAIFSGGAAALAQAFDGPGRMRAFSLLGASFGAGLSFGPIASALLIERYGWRSIFLLVIGLAAVALLLGARCLRESRDPAAGRLDWPGAATFSAALALLTWGIMRAPQSGWGDPSTLAMLAAAVALFAAFGVIELRAVRPMLDLTLFRYPRFLGVQLLAAAPAYAFVVLLILLPVRFIAVDGLGEIEAGRMMIALSAPLLLLPIVAGQLTRWLAPALICGAGLLLAAAGLAWLSLAMTAGQVTALVGPMLLIGIGISLPWGLMDGLAVSVVPVERAGMATGIFSTTRVAGEGVALAVVSALLTGLTASHLATALPGAAPRATQAAQRLVAGDFDALAAILPGTGRAVLAHASADAFAVLLWILAAITVLTALVVFLFLGKPEAREAAPAAARA